The Populus nigra chromosome 14, ddPopNigr1.1, whole genome shotgun sequence genome has a segment encoding these proteins:
- the LOC133673207 gene encoding zeaxanthin epoxidase, chloroplastic-like, protein MASSTLFGNTLTAVSSRTHFPTPIFNNNSLELLSSTHSNYSFKTKTSTSAKKLKVKAVVTETPAGSKSEGQQSEQRKLKVLVAGGGIGGLVFALAAKKKGFDVMVFEKDLSAVRGEGQYRGPIQIQSNALAALEAIDLDVAEEVMRAGCITGDRINGLVDGVSGTWYVKFDTFTPAAERGLPVTRVISRMTLQQILARSVGDDMILNDSNVVSFQDDGDKVTVVLENGQQYEGDLLVGADGIWSKVRKNLFGPKEPVYSGYTCYTGIADFVPVDIETVGYRVFLGHKQYFVSSDVGAGKMQWYAFHKEPPGGMDAPHGKKDRLLKIFEGWCDNVIDLLLTTDEDSILRRDIYDREPIITWGKGRVTLLGDSVHAMQPNMGQGGCMAIEDSYQLASELERAWKQSIESGTPVDVLSSLRSYENARRLRVAIIHGMARMAAIMASTYKAYLGVGLGPLSFLTNFRIPHPGRVGGRFFIDIAMPVMLDWVLGGNSSKLEGRSLSCRLSDKANDQLRRWFVDDDALERSLNGEWFLLSCGNDAVASQPIGLSRDENKPCVVGSVSQEDFPGMSIVIPAPQVSKTHARITCKDGAFYLIDLRSEHGTFITDIEGRRYRAPPNFPTRFHPSDMIEFGSDKKVIFRVKVMRSPPKISEKKDEGQVLQSV, encoded by the exons ATGGCATCCTCAACTTTGTTTGGCAACACTTTAACAGCTGTTTCTTCAAGAACCCACTTTCCAACCCCAATCTTTAACAACAACTCACTAGAATTGTTGTCTTCCACACACTCTAACTACAGCTTCAAAACCAAGACAAGTACTAGTGCtaagaaattgaaagtgaaagCTGTAGTGACTGAGACACCTGCTGGGAGTAAATCAGAAGGGCAACAATCGGAGCAAAGAAAGTTAAAGGTTCTGGTTGCTGGAGGTGGGATTGGAGGGCTGGTTTTTGCATTGGCAGCAAAAAAGAAAGGGTTTGATGTGATGGTTTTTGAGAAGGATTTGAGTGCAGTAAGAGGAGAAGGACAATATAGAGGTCCAATTCAGATACAGAGCAATGCATTAGCTGCTTTGGAAGCTATTGATTTAGATGTTGCTGAGGAGGTTATGAGAGCTGGGTGTATCACTGGTGATAGGATTAATGGACTTGTTGATGGGGTCTCTGGTACTTG GTATGTCAAGTTTGATACCTTCACTCCTGCAGCAGAACGAGGGCTTCCGGTCACAAGAGTTATTAGCCGAATGACTTTGCAACAAATCCTAGCTCGTTCAGTTGGAGATGATATGATTCTTAATGATAGTAATGTTGTTAGTTTTCAGGATGATGGGGATAAG GTCACTGTGGTGCTCGAGAATGGGCAACAATACGAAGGCGATCTCCTAGTTGGTGCTGATGGAATATGGTCAAAG GTGAGGAAGAACTTGTTCGGGCCCAAGGAACCAGTGTACTCAGGCTATACATGTTATACCGGTATAGCAGATTTTGTGCCTGTTGATATTGAGACTGTTGG gtaTCGTGTATTCTTGGGTCACAAACAATACTTCGTTTCTTCAGACGTGGGTGCTGGAAAGATGCAGTGGTATGCATTTCACAAGGAACCACCTGGTGGCATGGATGCCCCCCATG GTAAAAAGGATAGGctcttgaaaatatttgaggGTTGGTGTGATAATGTGATAGATTTGCTACTGACCACAGATGAAGATTCCATTCTTCGTCGTGACATTTATGACAGGGAACCCATTATTACATGGGGAAAGGGCCGCGTGACCTTGCTTGGGGATTCTGTCCATGCCATGCAACCGAATATGGGTCAAGGGGGATGCATGGCCATTGAG GATAGCTACCAACTCGCATCGGAACTTGAGAGAGCATGGAAACAAAGCATTGAATCAGGAACCCCTGTTGATGTTCTTTCGTCACTAAGGAG CTATGAGAATGCTAGAAGACTTCGAGTTGCTATTATCCATGGAATGGCAAGAATGGCAGCAATTATGGCTTCAACATACAAGGCGTATCTGGGTGTAGGACTTGGTCCACTGTCG TTCTTGACAAATTTTCGGATACCTCACCCAGGAAGAGTCGGAGGCAGGTTTTTTATTGACATAGCAATGCCTGTAATGCTTGATTGGGTATTGGGTGGAAATAG TTCAAAACTTGAAGGGAGGTCTCTGAGTTGCCGACTCTCAGACAAA GCCAATGACCAGTTGCGAAGATGGTTTGTAGATGATGATGCCCTAGAGCGTTCTCTTAACGGAGA GTGGTTTCTTTTATCATGTGGAAATGATGCTGTTGCTTCACAACCTATTGGTTTAAGTAGGGATGAGAACAAACCCTGTGTGGTTGG GAGTGTCTCACAAGAGGATTTTCCGGGAATGTCCATAGTGATACCTGCACCGCAG GTTTCAAAAACACATGCTCGTATAACTTGTAAAGATGGTGCATTTTACTTGATTGATTTGCGCAGTGAGCATGGTACCTTTATCACAGA TATTGAGGGGAGACGGTATAGGGCACCTCCAAATTTTCCTACCCGATTCCATCCATCAGACATGATTGAGTTTGGTTCAGATAAGAAG GTAATATTTCGAGTAAAGGTGATGAGGTCTCCTCCAAAGATTTCAGAGAAGAAGGATGAGGGTCAAGTTCTTCAGTCAGTATAA
- the LOC133672265 gene encoding uncharacterized protein LOC133672265 produces MVDVDRRMTGLNPGHIAGLRRLSARAAAPSTTTTLPPRNSLLSFSSLADKVITHLRSSGIQVQPGLTESEFARSEAEFGFAFPPDLRAVLSAGLPVGPGFPDWRSAGARLHLRASLDLPIAAICFQIARNTLWSKSWGPRPSDPEKALRVARNSLKRAPLLIPIFNHCYIPCQPSLAGNPIFFIDESRIFCCGLDLSDFFDRESLFRSSESHPIIIKKQKSVSEKSTGISNNLSRKSLDTGLVNGSRTPRWVEFWSDAAVDRRRRNSASSSSGSSSPERFFEMRRSEIPKWVGDYIEKIGSVLREGGWKESDIEEMVEVSASGFFEGEMVILDNQAVLDALLLKVDRFSDSLRKAGWSSEEVSDALGFDFRPEKERKPVKKLSPELVEKIGKLAESVSR; encoded by the coding sequence ATGGTAGACGTGGACCGGAGAATGACCGGCCTAAACCCGGGTCATATTGCCGGCTTACGCCGTCTCTCAGCTCGAGCAGCTGCCCCATCAACAACCACCACACTCCCACCTCGCAACAGcctcctctctttctcttcattAGCTGATAAAGTAATTACCCACTTGCGCAGTTCTGGCATCCAAGTCCAACCTGGTCTTACTGAATCTGAATTCGCCCGATCGGAGGCTGAATTCGGCTTTGCTTTCCCTCCTGACCTCCGCGCCGTCCTCTCTGCTGGCCTCCCTGTCGGCCCAGGATTCCCTGACTGGCGCTCTGCTGGTGCCCGCCTCCACCTACGCGCCTCCCTTGACCTCCCAATCGCTGCTATTTGCTTCCAAATTGCCCGAAACACTCTGTGGTCGAAATCTTGGGGTCCGAGACCATCCGACCCGGAAAAAGCCTTACGAGTCGCGAGAAACTCACTTAAAAGAGCCCCTCTTTTGATTCCCATTTTTAACCATTGTTACATTCCTTGTCAGCCATCCCTAGCGGGTAATCCCATTTTCTTTATCGATGAAAGTCGGATCTTTTGTTGCGGGTTGGATTTATCAGATTTCTTTGACCGTGAATCTCTCTTCCGGAGCTCCGAATCTCACCCGATTATCATAAAAAAGCAGAAGTCTGTCAGTGAGAAATCTACTGGGATATCCAACAATCTGTCGCGGAAGAGTTTGGATACGGGTCTGGTAAACGGGTCGAGGACACCGAGATGGGTAGAGTTTTGGAGTGACGCGGCGGTGgacaggaggaggaggaattcAGCGTCGTCCTCGTCGGGATCTTCGTCCCCGGAACGGTTTTTTGAGATGAGAAGATCCGAAATACCGAAATGGGTGGGGGATTATATAGAGAAAATCGGGTCGGTTTTGAGAGAAGGCGGGTGGAAGGAGTCCGACATAGAGGAAATGGTTGAGGTATCAGCGTCGGGTTTTTTCGAGGGTGAAATGGTAATTTTAGACAATCAAGCAGTCCTGGATGCTTTGCTTTTGAAAGTGGATCGGTTTTCGGACTCTCTACGTAAAGCCGGGTGGAGCTCCGAGGAAGTGTCGGATGCTCTGGGGTTTGATTTTAGACCAGAGAAGGAGAGGAAACCGGTTAAAAAACTGTCGCCTGAACTTGTTGAGAAAATTGGGAAATTGGCCGAGTCGGTTTCCCGGTGA